A genomic segment from Deltaproteobacteria bacterium encodes:
- the ssb gene encoding single-stranded DNA-binding protein produces MAFGLNRVELIGRLGADAEIVTLSNGTRIAKLRVATDESYVSKQSGERVDAQEWHQVVTFQQGLVAMFEKHGRKGRLVFVEGKLQTRRWRKEGEETDRFSTEIMVIPGSQVSFLDKPGTAAAGASADPTPAPASDDLPSLDESYPMAA; encoded by the coding sequence ATGGCTTTCGGATTGAACCGCGTCGAACTCATCGGGCGCCTCGGCGCTGACGCCGAAATCGTCACCCTCTCCAACGGCACCAGGATCGCCAAGCTCCGCGTCGCCACCGACGAGAGCTACGTCTCGAAGCAGTCGGGCGAGCGCGTCGACGCCCAGGAGTGGCACCAGGTCGTCACCTTCCAGCAGGGCCTCGTCGCCATGTTCGAGAAGCACGGTCGCAAGGGCCGGCTCGTCTTCGTCGAAGGCAAGCTGCAGACCCGCCGGTGGCGCAAGGAAGGCGAGGAGACCGACCGCTTCTCCACCGAGATCATGGTCATCCCGGGCAGCCAGGTGTCGTTCCTCGACAAACCCGGCACCGCCGCCGCAGGCGCCTCGGCCGACCCCACGCCGGCACCGGCCTCGGACGATCTCCCGTCGCTCGACGAATCCTACCCCATGGCCGCCTGA
- a CDS encoding type II toxin-antitoxin system RelE/ParE family toxin: MNWHVELADEFAPEFEMLANPVKVSIVAMTEILQERGPHVGRPHVDTLSGSRHANMKEMRFNAADGAWRIAFAFDPSRSAILLVAADKSGLSSRRFYRELIRKADERFDRHLARLATKGTS, translated from the coding sequence ATGAATTGGCACGTGGAGTTGGCCGACGAATTTGCTCCAGAATTCGAAATGCTCGCGAACCCGGTCAAGGTGTCCATAGTCGCAATGACGGAAATTCTTCAAGAACGCGGGCCCCATGTCGGGCGACCTCACGTCGACACACTCAGCGGCTCTCGACACGCCAACATGAAGGAAATGCGTTTCAACGCCGCCGACGGCGCATGGAGGATCGCCTTCGCCTTCGACCCTTCACGCAGCGCAATTCTTCTCGTTGCCGCCGACAAGTCCGGCCTTTCAAGCAGACGCTTCTACCGCGAACTCATTCGAAAGGCTGACGAGCGCTTTGACCGCCACCTTGCCCGGCTCGCCACCAAGGGAACCAGCTGA